From Hymenobacter sediminicola:
AGCGGGCCACACTCAGAGGCAGGAAAGAAATAGACCGGGGTCTACAACTGGCGCAGGATGGTTTGGTCCGTAATCTTATCGTCGTCCATTAGCAGCAAGGCCTTGCTCAGGATGATGGAAAGCACGGCGTCGCCCTCGAAAGGCAGGAATACATCAGCTGCGCCCATTGTTTTAGCCGAGCGCTCCGGTACAATGCACAAATACTGGTCGTTGGGCTCCATCAGAATGTTGCCGGAGCCCAGGTGAATCTTGTAGGTGTGGCGGTGGCCTTTTACTACCAAGAAGTTGCCTTTGATTTCGCTTGCCTTGCCAATTTTGAGACGGGGCACCAGCCGTTCCAGGGCCATCTTACGGGTTTTGGCCACTTCGCTCAGGTCGCCAAAGCTGTAGCTTTCCCAGTAATTGCGGAACTGGGCCAAGCCGCCGTTGTCGCGCCACTGCGGGTCGTTGCCCACACTGGCCACGCCCACGAACAGGTCTACGTCGCGCATCACTTCGGAGAAAACCAGCGGCGGTATCTGGGGAAGCGGCACGGGCGCATCGGCGCGGGTGAAGCGCACCTGATCGGTGCTCACGTAGTTGTAGATGCCGGTGTCGTTCCACTCGCCGTCGGCATACACCTCGCTTACCCAAAACTCGGCGGTGAGGTCGTGGGTAGGAAGAGGCAGGCTGGCCGTTTCCGAGTCGTAGCCTTTGTCGTAGGCCCCGAGTAGGCGGTAGCGCCAGCCCCGCAGCTTGGCCAGGCTATTGAACTGGTGCTGCTTGAGAATGTGCGCCGCCATGCGGTTGCTGTAGGTGCTGGTGCGCTCCTCGGGCGGAGTTAGCAGGTACACTTCCCGGAATGCCTGCTTCAGTGGCTGGCGGATTTGCTTTTCCTCCAGCAGCCTGCGCCAAGACAGCACTTCGGCGGCGGGCACCAGCACAGGATGCCAGAGCTGCAACTGGGTATCAGTAGTGGGAGCCGAAACAGGCTGGCCCTGGGCATCCTGCCAGCTGCCGCCGAGGTACAGCGCATCCTGAAAAGTGCCCCCGGGGTGGTGCAGCCGCCAGATAAGCGGACGAGCCAGTAAACTTAGCAACCCGTGCCGGAAATAATACTGCTCAAACCACGGCCAGGGAATGCGGCGCTCTTCCACAAAGCTGCGGTCGAGCCGGTCACGCTGGGCGGTGTAGGTTTGCTGGGCCTGAGTCTGGGCGGCTTTAAGCTCCTTGAGTTCGTCGGGGTGGGTGGTTTTGAGGGCCGAAGGCGCGCTTTTTAGGGGCTTGTCAGCTTTTTGCCACTGCACCTCAGCCTTGCCATCAGCCAGGGTAAGGGTAGCCGTATAGTCGCCGTACTCTTCCACCAGCCGGCCGTTTTCGAGCCCGAAATCCGGGGCAGCCATATCCTCAATTTCGGCCGGACTCACGCCTAGCTTCTGGGACTCCTGGGCAATGTAGCGGGCTATGGTTTCCTGGGTATTGGTCTGGCGGATTTTGCTCCGTACCCGCGCCAGAGCTGCCACGCCGGGCAGGCCGTTTTGCGACAGGGCCAGCAAGCAAGCATTGCCCAGGCCAGCAGCCAGCGGCCCTTTGCCCGGAATCTTCCGGAAGCACTTAGCAGCTAGGGCAGTCAGCAGTTCCAGCAGCGCTGGGTCAGCCAACGGTTGTAGAGTCCAGATCAGGCCTTTAGCTACGGTGGCATTGGACTCGGTTATGAAGTCCCAAGTAGAATAAGTATAGTTAGTACCGTTGCCGTAGTCGTGCACGTGCTGGCGCTCCGTGACGGGTGTGTCGGCCAGCACTTGCAGCCAGGCGCGGCCCTGTTGGCGCACGGCGTCTGCGCCGATGGCGGCAGTGGCGGCATCCAGCTCTTTGCGCAGCTTAGCTGTGGGGTGGGCGGCTGTGGCTTTCGGCCAGCGCTGCAGCAGCCCCAGCCAAGCAGCAGTGCGCGGGTCGGCGCGGTCGAGGCTGGCCACAAATTGGCTGAGTGCTTGTCCCAGCGGGTCGGCGTCGGAAAATACCACGATGGGTAGCGCGTCACTGCCGGCCACCTGGCCTAGTATTTCCTGGGTTTTCAGGTGAATTTTGAGCAGGTCACCGGTTTGTCCAGCACTCCGGTCGCGCAGCTGCCGCAGAAAATCCAGCATGGGCTCACCCAGCGGTTTGCGCTTGGCCAGCTTGGCTACCTGCGTGAGCGTCAGTAGCAAAGGGAAAGGATAGATGTGCAACGACACTTCTTTCGACTTGGCGAAATCCAGTCCGTAGCTGGCAAACAGGCGAAGATAATCGGCTTCCTGCAGCGTAAGCGTGGTGCGTAGGAGCGCCGTCAGCACTTCGGCCAAGCCCCAGCGGATGCGGTAATCATCTTCCCGGCGGACGCGGTTGATAGCCGCTGCCAGGGCCAGCACCAGCCGGCTTTGGTAGGCTGAATCCTGCGCGCGTATCGCCTGGTAGGCTGGTAGCTCGTTGAGTTTGGTGCCGTAGGACTTGCCTAGCAGCTGCGGTAGCAACTCGGTTAGCGCGGGTTTCATTTCCACGGCCTCCGGGCTGGCGTCCTCTAATAAGGCAAGGTCAAAGGGTTCTTTCTTGGTGGCAGGCATAGCGGCGGGGCGGGTGAAAAGGTCACGCAGTCGGTTGAGCAGTCCCATGCCTCAGCCGCCTACCAGCGGGGTGAGCTTCACGAAGCTGGCTGTGGCTCCCTCGCCCAGCCATACCTGCTCGTCTAGACTTTCAGCCTGCCGGTCATTGACGAGCACGAAAAAGCGGTTTTGCTGAAACGCTTCGAGGGCACGGTATACCTGCTGCTCGGCGTCGATATGGTGGCCGGGCCGCAGACGGTAGCCATTCAGCACCCGCTCCGACTCGGTAGGCTGCACCAGCCCCTGAAATGAGCCACTCTGGCGCTCATTATAGGCGGCTACCTCGTCGTGCACGCGCCGGGTAATCAGCTCACCTACCGTGAGAGTTTCTTGGTTGATTTCCAGTTCCAGCCGGTGCAGAACGCTGCCGCTGGCAGTTTCGTCAAGAATGGTGAGCAAGGACATACGCTAGGAATGAAGAATATGGACGGGCTTTTTACAACGGAAACATAGGCATTTGCTGCTTTGCGGGCGCAGTACTTTCTAGGAGCTATGCAAGGAATCCGGATTTGC
This genomic window contains:
- a CDS encoding DUF4132 domain-containing protein, with the protein product MGLLNRLRDLFTRPAAMPATKKEPFDLALLEDASPEAVEMKPALTELLPQLLGKSYGTKLNELPAYQAIRAQDSAYQSRLVLALAAAINRVRREDDYRIRWGLAEVLTALLRTTLTLQEADYLRLFASYGLDFAKSKEVSLHIYPFPLLLTLTQVAKLAKRKPLGEPMLDFLRQLRDRSAGQTGDLLKIHLKTQEILGQVAGSDALPIVVFSDADPLGQALSQFVASLDRADPRTAAWLGLLQRWPKATAAHPTAKLRKELDAATAAIGADAVRQQGRAWLQVLADTPVTERQHVHDYGNGTNYTYSTWDFITESNATVAKGLIWTLQPLADPALLELLTALAAKCFRKIPGKGPLAAGLGNACLLALSQNGLPGVAALARVRSKIRQTNTQETIARYIAQESQKLGVSPAEIEDMAAPDFGLENGRLVEEYGDYTATLTLADGKAEVQWQKADKPLKSAPSALKTTHPDELKELKAAQTQAQQTYTAQRDRLDRSFVEERRIPWPWFEQYYFRHGLLSLLARPLIWRLHHPGGTFQDALYLGGSWQDAQGQPVSAPTTDTQLQLWHPVLVPAAEVLSWRRLLEEKQIRQPLKQAFREVYLLTPPEERTSTYSNRMAAHILKQHQFNSLAKLRGWRYRLLGAYDKGYDSETASLPLPTHDLTAEFWVSEVYADGEWNDTGIYNYVSTDQVRFTRADAPVPLPQIPPLVFSEVMRDVDLFVGVASVGNDPQWRDNGGLAQFRNYWESYSFGDLSEVAKTRKMALERLVPRLKIGKASEIKGNFLVVKGHRHTYKIHLGSGNILMEPNDQYLCIVPERSAKTMGAADVFLPFEGDAVLSIILSKALLLMDDDKITDQTILRQL